In Ochrobactrum vermis, the following proteins share a genomic window:
- a CDS encoding TatD family hydrolase: MLVDSHCHLDFADFEPERDDIVQRALDAGVRRMVTISTRVKKFDTIRALAETYDSVYCSVGTHPNNAHEELDVTADDLVRLAEHPKVVAIGEVGLDYHYDYAPPEAQRQGFLVHIEAARRTQLPLVIHARNADEDMAEILERETEKGAFPFILHCFSSGRALAEKGIALGGYVSFSGILTFKNSAEIREVASTVPRDRLLVETDAPYLAPVPYRGKRNEPSFVQHTAAVLAETIGVSREEIAKITSENVFRLFSKMPAPEDLVAKGN, translated from the coding sequence ATGCTTGTCGATAGTCATTGTCACCTCGACTTTGCCGACTTCGAGCCCGAGCGCGATGACATCGTTCAGCGCGCTCTGGACGCTGGGGTCAGGCGCATGGTGACCATTTCCACGCGGGTCAAGAAATTCGACACGATCCGTGCGCTCGCTGAAACCTATGATTCCGTTTATTGTTCGGTTGGAACTCACCCGAACAATGCGCATGAAGAACTGGACGTGACCGCCGATGATCTCGTGCGTCTGGCCGAACATCCGAAAGTGGTGGCCATCGGTGAGGTGGGGCTCGACTATCACTATGATTATGCGCCGCCGGAAGCACAGAGGCAGGGCTTTCTCGTGCACATCGAGGCCGCGCGTCGTACTCAATTGCCGCTGGTCATTCATGCCCGCAATGCGGATGAGGACATGGCCGAGATTCTGGAACGTGAGACGGAGAAGGGCGCATTTCCGTTTATCCTGCACTGCTTCTCTTCCGGTCGCGCTCTAGCCGAAAAGGGTATCGCGCTCGGTGGTTACGTCTCTTTCTCGGGGATTCTGACTTTCAAGAACTCAGCCGAAATCCGCGAAGTTGCTTCCACAGTTCCGCGTGACCGTTTACTCGTCGAGACGGATGCTCCTTATCTGGCGCCGGTTCCTTATCGCGGCAAGCGCAACGAACCTTCTTTTGTGCAGCATACCGCTGCCGTGCTTGCCGAGACGATTGGCGTGAGCAGAGAAGAAATTGCTAAGATCACCAGCGAAAATGTCTTCCGGTTGTTCTCAAAGATGCCCGCGCCAGAAGATTTGGTCGCAAAAGGAAATTGA
- a CDS encoding glucan ABC transporter ATP-binding protein/ permease, giving the protein MSLLKIYWRAMEYLAVEKTATITMCVASVLVALVTLAEPILFGRIIQAISDKGDIFSPIAMWAALGGFNIVAAVFVARGADRLAHRRRLGVMIDSYERLITMPLSWHQKRGTSNALHTLVRATDSLFTLWLEFMRQHLTTIVALVTLIPVAMNMDMRMSLVLIVLGVIYVMIGQLVMRKTKDGQVAVEKHHHKLFEHVSDTISNVSVVQSYNRIASETQSLRDYAKKLEKAQFPVLNWWALASGLNRMASTFSMVVVLVLGAYFVTKGQMRVGDVIAFIGFAQLMIGRLDQISAFINQTVTARAKLEEFFQMEDATADRQEPQDVSDLTDVKGDIVFDNVTFEFPNSGQGVYDVSFEIKPGQTVAIVGPTGAGKTTLINLLQRVFDPAAGRITVDGTDTRTVSRRSLRHAIATVFQDAGLFNRSVEENIRVGRESATHEEVQAAARAAAAHDFILAKGNGYDTVVGERGSQLSGGERQRLAIARAILKDSPILVLDEATSALDVETEEKVKQAVDDLSHNRTTFIIAHRLSTVRSADLVLFMDKGHLVESGSFDELAERGGRFTDLLRAGGLKLEDKAAKATEGSNVMPFPSKGAVG; this is encoded by the coding sequence GTGTCATTGCTCAAAATTTACTGGCGAGCCATGGAATACCTCGCGGTCGAGAAGACCGCGACGATAACCATGTGTGTCGCGAGTGTCCTGGTTGCCCTTGTCACGCTCGCCGAACCAATTTTGTTCGGCCGGATCATTCAGGCCATCTCCGACAAGGGCGATATCTTCTCGCCGATTGCGATGTGGGCTGCCCTTGGCGGCTTCAACATTGTTGCTGCGGTTTTTGTTGCACGCGGAGCCGACCGCCTCGCACACCGTCGTCGTCTGGGCGTGATGATCGATTCCTATGAACGTCTCATCACAATGCCGCTTTCCTGGCACCAGAAGCGCGGTACATCCAACGCACTCCATACGCTGGTTCGCGCAACGGACTCGCTATTCACGCTCTGGCTCGAATTCATGCGTCAGCATTTGACGACGATCGTTGCCCTAGTGACGCTCATTCCGGTTGCAATGAACATGGATATGCGCATGTCGCTGGTGCTGATCGTGCTCGGCGTCATCTATGTGATGATCGGTCAGCTGGTGATGCGCAAAACCAAAGACGGCCAGGTGGCTGTCGAGAAGCATCACCACAAGCTGTTCGAACACGTCAGCGATACAATCAGCAACGTTTCGGTCGTACAGAGCTATAACCGCATTGCGTCAGAAACTCAGTCTCTGCGCGATTATGCCAAGAAACTTGAAAAAGCACAGTTCCCGGTTCTTAACTGGTGGGCGCTTGCCAGCGGCTTGAATCGCATGGCTTCGACCTTCTCGATGGTGGTTGTTCTTGTTCTTGGCGCGTACTTCGTTACCAAAGGCCAGATGCGTGTCGGCGATGTGATTGCCTTTATCGGCTTTGCCCAGCTGATGATCGGTCGCCTCGACCAGATCAGCGCGTTCATCAACCAGACGGTTACGGCACGCGCCAAGCTTGAAGAATTCTTCCAGATGGAAGACGCTACGGCTGACCGTCAGGAACCGCAGGACGTTTCTGATCTTACCGACGTCAAGGGCGACATCGTTTTTGACAATGTCACCTTTGAGTTCCCGAATTCCGGCCAGGGCGTCTACGACGTGTCCTTCGAGATCAAGCCGGGACAGACGGTCGCGATCGTCGGTCCGACAGGCGCAGGCAAGACCACGCTTATCAATCTACTGCAGCGTGTCTTCGATCCCGCAGCCGGCCGTATCACAGTCGACGGAACAGATACACGTACCGTCAGCCGTCGTTCGTTGCGCCATGCGATTGCAACCGTCTTCCAGGATGCGGGCCTGTTCAATCGCTCGGTCGAAGAGAATATTCGTGTCGGCCGTGAAAGCGCCACGCATGAGGAAGTGCAAGCCGCAGCCCGCGCCGCTGCAGCGCATGACTTCATTCTCGCCAAGGGCAACGGCTACGACACGGTCGTCGGTGAACGCGGTTCGCAGCTTTCGGGCGGCGAGCGCCAGCGACTTGCGATTGCGCGAGCAATCCTGAAGGACTCGCCCATCCTCGTTCTGGACGAAGCTACCAGCGCGCTCGACGTCGAAACCGAAGAAAAGGTCAAGCAAGCGGTTGACGACCTCAGTCACAACCGGACGACCTTCATCATCGCACACCGTCTCTCGACTGTCCGCTCAGCCGATCTGGTCCTATTCATGGATAAGGGACATCTGGTCGAAAGCGGCAGCTTCGATGAACTTGCCGAACGGGGTGGTCGCTTTACCGACCTTCTACGTGCCGGTGGCCTCAAACTGGAAGACAAGGCAGCCAAAGCGACCGAGGGTAGCAATGTGATGCCCTTCCCGTCCAAGGGTGCGGTTGGCTAA
- a CDS encoding RluA family pseudouridine synthase — protein MAGVEQKIVDTSEAGMRLDRWFKVHYPGLGFGHLQKLLRSGQVRIDGSRAKADTRIQAGQSVRIPPLGVDEKATGPVTARTIRSQEDGDVLKQMLIYEDAKVFVFNKPAGLAVQGGSGLVRHVDGMLEAWRNKKGEKPRLVHRIDRDTSGCLVVAKTRGAAQALTAAFRERDTKKTYWALVKGVPRKREDKISTWLVKEQTPDGDRMRVCQHGEPDSDHAVSYYRIIEKVGNNLTWLEMEPYTGRTHQLRVHAAHIGHPIIGDPKYFEADQNWEFPGGIQKKLHLHARRIRIPNPSGGVIDVTAPLPPHMVQSWNLLGFDEESAED, from the coding sequence ATGGCAGGCGTTGAACAGAAGATTGTGGATACAAGCGAAGCGGGCATGCGGCTCGATCGCTGGTTTAAGGTCCATTATCCGGGGCTCGGTTTTGGTCACCTGCAGAAACTCCTGCGGTCGGGGCAAGTTCGTATCGACGGTTCCCGGGCCAAGGCCGACACGCGTATTCAGGCAGGCCAGTCGGTTCGCATTCCGCCGCTCGGCGTTGATGAGAAGGCTACTGGTCCTGTAACAGCGCGCACCATCCGCAGTCAGGAAGATGGTGATGTCCTAAAGCAGATGTTGATTTATGAAGACGCAAAGGTCTTTGTTTTCAATAAGCCTGCGGGTCTGGCAGTGCAGGGCGGTTCTGGCCTCGTTCGCCATGTGGACGGTATGCTTGAAGCATGGCGCAATAAGAAGGGTGAAAAGCCTCGCCTTGTGCATCGTATCGACCGTGATACGTCGGGCTGCCTTGTTGTTGCTAAGACACGCGGTGCTGCACAGGCTCTGACCGCTGCATTCCGCGAACGCGACACCAAGAAGACCTATTGGGCATTGGTAAAGGGCGTTCCGCGCAAACGTGAGGACAAGATTTCCACATGGCTGGTTAAAGAACAGACACCAGATGGCGACAGAATGCGCGTTTGCCAGCATGGCGAGCCTGATTCAGATCACGCTGTCTCTTATTACCGGATCATCGAAAAGGTCGGCAATAATCTGACGTGGTTGGAGATGGAGCCTTATACAGGACGCACCCATCAGTTGCGCGTTCATGCGGCACATATCGGCCATCCGATCATCGGCGATCCCAAATATTTTGAAGCCGACCAGAATTGGGAATTTCCGGGGGGCATTCAGAAAAAGCTGCATCTTCATGCACGCCGCATCCGTATTCCGAACCCATCGGGCGGCGTTATTGATGTAACAGCGCCATTGCCGCCACATATGGTGCAGTCATGGAACCTGCTCGGCTTCGACGAGGAAAGTGCGGAAGATTAA
- a CDS encoding MBL fold metallo-hydrolase: MSASRNCLRFTLLGCGSSPGVPRINGDWGSCDPNNPKNRRRRASLLVERFDNAGNSTTVVIDTGPDFRAQMIDAGAHSLDAAVYTHPHADHIHGIDDLRTYVVENRRLMDVYANRLTRNRLFDAFGYCFETPAGSSYPPILSMHDIAPETPFSISGAGGAIRFEPFSQVHGDIESLGFRMGSVVYCTDVSAFPEQSLKHLGDAEVLIIDALQYRPHPSHFSLGEALEWIEKLAPKRAILTHMHVPLDYGTVMRETPDSVEPGYDGLRFEVPL; encoded by the coding sequence GTGTCAGCGTCGCGCAACTGCCTGCGTTTTACGCTTCTGGGCTGCGGATCCTCTCCCGGCGTGCCACGCATCAATGGCGACTGGGGCAGTTGCGATCCCAATAATCCGAAGAACCGGCGTCGTCGTGCATCGCTCTTGGTTGAGCGGTTTGACAATGCGGGTAACAGCACAACGGTTGTGATTGATACGGGGCCGGATTTCCGCGCCCAGATGATCGATGCAGGAGCACACAGCCTCGATGCGGCTGTCTATACCCATCCGCATGCTGACCATATTCACGGTATCGATGATCTTCGCACATATGTCGTTGAAAACCGTCGCCTCATGGATGTCTATGCCAATCGGCTGACGCGTAACCGGCTTTTCGACGCTTTCGGCTATTGTTTCGAAACACCTGCCGGATCGAGCTATCCGCCGATCCTCAGCATGCACGATATCGCTCCGGAGACGCCGTTTTCCATATCGGGAGCGGGAGGTGCAATCCGTTTTGAGCCGTTCAGTCAGGTCCATGGCGATATTGAATCGCTTGGCTTTCGTATGGGGTCAGTCGTTTATTGCACCGATGTGAGTGCTTTTCCTGAACAAAGCCTCAAGCATTTGGGTGACGCCGAGGTGCTCATCATCGATGCATTGCAATACCGCCCGCATCCAAGCCATTTCTCGCTCGGCGAAGCGCTCGAATGGATTGAGAAGCTCGCGCCCAAGCGCGCTATCCTCACGCATATGCATGTTCCGCTCGATTACGGCACTGTCATGCGTGAGACACCTGACAGTGTAGAACCGGGATATGACGGACTTCGTTTCGAAGTGCCGCTCTGA
- a CDS encoding ATP12 family chaperone protein, producing the protein MRDILSDLEAGKQLSDENPIVRAQKLMLAQLPKRFYEKAEVAEVEGGFAVHLDGRPVKTPARNLLLLPTEAAAQIVADEFSAQEKVIDPGKMPATRLVNTAIDGIAQDPQAVFEDILRFAGTDMLCYRADSPQELVSRQTEQWDPLIDWMEGLGVRFSLAEGVMHIEQPREAIAALGVHLAAFKDPIALASLHTMTTLTGSAIIAFAIAKGEVTAEQGWNLAHIDEDWTIEQWGPDAEAVERRKNREIEMMMAARVLKAL; encoded by the coding sequence ATGCGTGACATTTTGAGTGATCTTGAAGCTGGAAAGCAGCTTTCGGACGAAAATCCGATCGTGCGGGCACAAAAGCTGATGCTTGCGCAGCTGCCTAAACGCTTCTACGAAAAAGCGGAAGTAGCCGAAGTTGAAGGCGGCTTTGCCGTCCATCTAGATGGCCGCCCGGTCAAGACACCTGCGCGCAATCTTCTGCTGCTGCCGACCGAGGCGGCTGCTCAGATCGTAGCGGATGAATTTTCCGCTCAGGAAAAGGTAATCGATCCGGGAAAGATGCCCGCCACCCGCCTCGTCAATACGGCGATTGACGGAATTGCGCAGGATCCGCAGGCTGTATTCGAGGATATTTTGCGTTTTGCGGGGACGGACATGCTTTGCTATCGCGCCGATAGCCCGCAAGAGCTTGTTTCTCGACAGACTGAGCAATGGGACCCGTTGATCGACTGGATGGAGGGGCTTGGCGTCCGATTTTCACTCGCTGAAGGTGTGATGCACATCGAGCAGCCGCGCGAAGCGATAGCAGCACTCGGCGTGCATCTGGCTGCCTTCAAGGATCCAATTGCGCTGGCGTCATTGCATACGATGACGACGCTGACGGGATCGGCGATTATTGCGTTTGCCATAGCCAAGGGCGAAGTGACTGCCGAACAAGGCTGGAATCTGGCGCATATCGATGAGGACTGGACCATCGAGCAATGGGGACCAGATGCGGAAGCCGTAGAGCGACGCAAAAACCGCGAAATCGAAATGATGATGGCGGCCCGAGTACTTAAAGCGCTTTAA
- a CDS encoding DMT family transporter: MSGEAGGSSEGRVSFDGLAIMLVMFIMFSWGLNQVAIKIGNRGFNPMLMAAGRAALGGVCVFLWCYWRRIPLFNRDGTLAAGIAAGLLFGTEFVLIFLAMELTSVGRVTLMMNVMPFWVAIGSHFLLGERMSVRAFLGMCIAFLGVFLVFSDHVSRPGPHAIYGDLLALVSGVLWGLTTLVIKRTRLAYTAPEKTLLYQLVVAALVPLPFISLNGPLLRSPDVLSISAFLFQAIFVVAFTYPLWFWMVRRYPASKLSNFAFLTPAFGVLLSGLILNEPLGWKIFAALALVGCGLMIINKPAKVSNAR; this comes from the coding sequence ATGTCAGGCGAAGCGGGGGGATCGTCCGAAGGACGAGTTTCGTTCGATGGGCTGGCCATCATGCTGGTCATGTTCATCATGTTCAGCTGGGGGCTAAATCAGGTTGCCATCAAGATCGGCAATCGAGGGTTCAATCCCATGCTGATGGCGGCAGGGCGCGCAGCACTTGGCGGTGTGTGCGTTTTTCTTTGGTGTTACTGGCGCCGTATTCCGCTTTTCAATCGTGATGGTACGCTTGCGGCCGGGATAGCCGCCGGTTTGCTGTTCGGTACTGAGTTCGTTCTGATTTTTCTCGCGATGGAGCTGACGAGCGTGGGGCGCGTCACCCTCATGATGAATGTCATGCCGTTCTGGGTTGCTATCGGCAGTCATTTTCTTCTCGGCGAGCGGATGTCAGTCAGGGCCTTCCTCGGCATGTGTATTGCATTTCTGGGGGTGTTTCTCGTTTTCTCCGACCATGTCAGCCGACCGGGGCCACATGCAATCTATGGCGATCTGCTCGCTCTGGTGTCTGGTGTGCTGTGGGGGCTTACCACTCTGGTCATCAAGAGAACGCGGCTTGCTTATACGGCGCCGGAAAAGACGCTTCTTTATCAGCTGGTGGTTGCAGCTCTGGTGCCATTGCCATTCATCTCGTTGAACGGTCCGCTGCTTCGCAGCCCGGATGTACTCTCCATATCGGCCTTTCTCTTTCAGGCGATATTCGTGGTGGCCTTTACCTATCCGCTCTGGTTCTGGATGGTGCGTCGATACCCTGCATCAAAGCTTTCAAATTTTGCATTCCTCACGCCAGCATTTGGCGTGCTATTGAGCGGTCTCATTCTGAACGAGCCTCTGGGCTGGAAAATATTCGCGGCTCTCGCACTGGTCGGCTGCGGACTGATGATTATCAACAAGCCGGCAAAGGTCTCCAACGCCCGATGA
- a CDS encoding HAD-IA family hydrolase, with product MKLVLFDCDGTLVDSGDFIHRCMATSFADAGLEPPAIEETYSIIGLSLNLAIAKLLKREPDDQVQWLTQRYKENFVMLRQAPDFAEPLYDGILPLLTELGARDDLLLGIVTGKSQRGVRSVFERHGIGHHFVVTRTADDCPSKPHPAMVLESCAEMGIEPDQTIVIGDAVYDMQMARSAGAMAAGVSWGYHNRQGLIEAGAHHILEAPSELHALLHGSDGQVL from the coding sequence ATGAAACTTGTACTTTTCGATTGCGACGGAACGCTGGTAGATAGCGGCGATTTTATTCACAGATGCATGGCAACGAGCTTTGCTGATGCCGGTCTGGAACCTCCCGCAATCGAAGAGACATATTCGATCATCGGCTTGTCGCTAAACCTGGCCATAGCAAAGCTACTGAAGCGCGAACCGGATGATCAGGTGCAATGGCTGACGCAGCGCTACAAGGAAAACTTTGTCATGCTGCGACAAGCTCCTGATTTTGCAGAGCCGCTCTACGATGGAATTCTGCCACTTCTGACGGAACTTGGGGCAAGGGATGACCTTCTGCTCGGTATCGTTACCGGAAAGTCCCAGCGCGGCGTTCGCTCTGTCTTTGAGCGCCATGGCATAGGGCATCATTTCGTGGTGACGCGTACCGCCGACGACTGTCCATCGAAGCCGCATCCAGCCATGGTGCTTGAATCCTGCGCGGAGATGGGGATAGAACCCGACCAGACGATTGTTATCGGTGATGCTGTTTATGATATGCAGATGGCCCGCTCGGCAGGCGCTATGGCGGCGGGCGTGTCATGGGGTTATCATAACCGGCAGGGATTAATAGAAGCTGGTGCCCATCACATTCTGGAAGCGCCATCCGAACTCCATGCACTGCTGCACGGTTCGGACGGGCAGGTTCTGTAA
- the metG gene encoding methionine--tRNA ligase, whose protein sequence is MSREKYYITTAIAYPNGKPHIGHAYELIATDAMARFQRLNGKDVFFLTGTDEHGIKMLQSARKEGITPRELADRNTAAFRQMADVLNSSNDDYIRTSEERHYKASQAIWKAMADNGDIYKGGYAGWYSVRDEAYYGEEETEVREDGVRYGPQGTPVEWVEEESYFFRLSTYQDKLLDLYENNPGFIMPAERRNEIVSFVKSGLKDLSISRTTFDWGIPVPGDEKHVMYVWVDALTNYITALGYPDTSDEKWGYWPANAHIIGKDISRFHAVYWPAFLMSAGIPLPKRVFAHGFLFNRGEKMSKSLGNVIDPFGLVERYGLDQLRYFLMREVPFGQDGSYSHDAIVNRTNADLANDLGNLAQRSLSMIAKNCEGKVPVPGEFSDADKAILDQADAALDTARKAMDDQALHLALGAIFAVVAEANRYFAGQEPWALRKTDPARMGTVLYVTAEVIRRVGIMVQPFIPQSAEKLLDILAIPADKRQFSDVTASQLVGGTDLPAPQPVFPRYVETEEQN, encoded by the coding sequence ATGAGCCGCGAAAAATATTACATCACCACCGCGATTGCTTATCCGAACGGAAAGCCGCACATCGGTCACGCGTATGAACTAATCGCCACCGATGCAATGGCGCGTTTTCAGCGCCTGAATGGCAAGGATGTTTTCTTTCTGACCGGTACGGACGAACACGGCATCAAGATGCTGCAGAGCGCGCGCAAGGAAGGCATCACGCCGCGCGAGCTTGCAGACCGCAATACGGCCGCGTTCCGGCAGATGGCGGACGTGCTGAACAGCTCGAATGACGATTATATTCGCACCTCGGAAGAGCGCCATTACAAGGCTAGCCAGGCAATCTGGAAAGCGATGGCTGATAATGGCGATATCTACAAGGGTGGATATGCCGGTTGGTACTCCGTGCGTGACGAAGCCTATTACGGCGAAGAGGAAACGGAAGTCCGCGAGGATGGCGTTCGCTACGGCCCGCAGGGTACGCCCGTCGAATGGGTTGAGGAGGAAAGCTATTTCTTCCGTCTCTCAACCTATCAGGACAAGCTGCTCGACCTTTACGAGAACAATCCGGGCTTCATCATGCCTGCAGAGCGCCGCAACGAGATTGTGAGCTTCGTCAAGTCGGGCCTGAAAGACCTGTCGATTTCGCGCACGACCTTCGACTGGGGCATTCCGGTGCCGGGCGATGAGAAGCATGTCATGTATGTCTGGGTTGACGCCCTGACCAACTACATTACCGCTCTCGGCTATCCCGACACTTCGGACGAAAAGTGGGGTTATTGGCCCGCCAATGCCCATATCATCGGCAAGGATATCTCGCGCTTTCACGCTGTCTATTGGCCCGCATTCCTGATGTCGGCTGGTATTCCGCTGCCAAAGCGGGTTTTTGCCCATGGCTTCCTGTTCAACCGCGGCGAGAAAATGTCGAAGTCCCTCGGCAATGTGATCGATCCGTTCGGTCTTGTTGAGCGCTATGGGCTCGATCAGTTGCGCTATTTCCTGATGCGTGAAGTACCGTTCGGTCAGGACGGCAGCTACAGCCATGACGCTATTGTCAACCGCACCAACGCCGATCTGGCAAACGATCTTGGCAATCTTGCACAACGTTCCCTGTCGATGATCGCCAAGAACTGTGAAGGCAAGGTTCCGGTTCCGGGCGAATTCTCGGACGCGGATAAGGCTATTCTCGATCAGGCCGATGCGGCGCTCGATACCGCGCGCAAGGCAATGGACGATCAGGCACTTCATCTTGCGCTTGGAGCGATATTTGCTGTTGTTGCCGAAGCCAACCGCTATTTTGCGGGACAGGAGCCTTGGGCGTTGCGTAAGACCGATCCCGCACGCATGGGCACTGTTCTTTATGTGACGGCAGAAGTGATCCGGCGCGTTGGCATCATGGTACAGCCGTTCATCCCGCAATCAGCGGAAAAGCTTCTCGACATACTGGCAATTCCTGCCGACAAGCGCCAGTTCTCTGACGTCACGGCAAGCCAGCTTGTCGGCGGTACCGATCTGCCAGCTCCGCAGCCGGTATTCCCGCGCTATGTGGAAACAGAAGAGCAGAACTGA